In Pantoea agglomerans, the genomic stretch AACTATGGAGAGTAATGATGCGTTACGATCTGATTTCCGACCTGCATGACTGCGCCAACAGCCTTGAACGGGCGCTGGCCGAGTTACGCGAAATGATTATGGCGCAGCCGCTGCTGATCGCGCGGGTGTTCTCACTGCCCCCGGTTGAAAAAGGCCATGAGCATGACGCGGTGACCGAAATTGCCGTCGAGCAGCACCTGGGCGAAGCGGCGCGCGAAATGGCGCTGGCGCACTTCTGCCGCCTCTTTATGCAGCACCAGTCAGAAAAGCTCAGCACCAAAGCGGCCGTTCGCCTGCCCGGTGCCCTCTGTATTGAGGCTGAGGGCGAACGCGAAACCGCCCTTATCGACCAGATCGCGCAAGTGAATCACTATAAAGCGCGACTGGAGCAGATTATTACCGTGGAGTCGGGGCTGCCGAGCGAGGCGCGCTTTGAGTTCGTTCACCAGCATCTGCGCGGCCTGATTACGCTGAACGCCTACCGCTCCATTACCCTGCTGCAGGCGCCAGACAGCCTGCGCTTCGGCTGGGCCAATAAGCACGTCATCAAAAACGTGAAGCGCGAGGAGATTATCGCGCAGCTGGAGAAGAGCCTGAGCGCAAACCGCGCGCAGGCGCCCTGGACGCGCGAGCAGTGGGCAGAAAAAGTACAGGATGAGCTGGAGAGCGTGCGCGCCCTGCCCGCCACCGCCCGGCTGAAGATAAAGCGTCCGGTAAAGGTGCAGCCGATTGCGCGCGTCTGGCGCGCCGACGAGAAAAAGCAGACCCAGCTCGCCTGCCCGTCGCCGATTATTGTGCTGTGCCGCGACCGCACCCAGGTGCCGGTGCTGGGCGAACTGCTGAACTACAACGCCGATAACGTGCAGCATCGCTACAAGCCGGCGGCGCAGCCGCTCAACCTGCTGATCCCGCGGCTGCACCTGTGGGTCGACTGCCCGATATAACGCAAAAAGGCCAGCAGCGCTGGCCTTTTATAACGGCGGCGGTTACGACTTCATGCTGCCAACCATATCTTCCGGGCGCACCCAGGCGTCAAACTCCTCTTCGGTGAGATAGCCCAGCTTCAGTGCCGAGCCTTTCAGCGTCAGCCCCTCTTTATGCGCCTTCTTGGCGATTTCGGCCGCTTTGTCGTAGCCGATATGGGTATTAAGCGCGGTCACCAGCATCAGCGACTCATTAAGCAGCTGCGAAATACGGTCGCGGTTCGGCTCGATGCCGACGGCGCAGTGATGGTTAAAGCTGTCGATGCCGTCAGCCAGCAGGCGCACCGACTGCAGGAAGTTGTGGATCACCATCGGCCGGTAGACGTTCAGCTCGAAGTTGCCCGACGCGCCGCCGATATTGATCGCCACGTCATTGCCCATCACCTGACAGCAGAGCATGGTCATCGCTTCGCACTGGGTCGGGTTGACCTTGCCCGGCATAATAGAGCTGCCCGGCTCGTTTTCCGGGATAGAGAGTTCGCCGATGCCGCAGCGCGGGCCTGAGGCCAGCCAGCGCACGTCGTTGGCGATTTTCATCAGCGAGGCAGCCAGCCCTTTCAGCGCACCGTGCGCATGCACCAGCGCATCGGTGGTCGCCAGCGCCTCAAATTTATTCGGCGCGGTAACGAACGGCTGTCCGGTCAGCTCGGCCAGCGCTTTCGCCACGCGCTCCGCATATTCCGGATGGGTATTCAGCCCGGTGCCAACGGCGGTGCCGCCCAGCGCCAGTTCAGCGACGTGAGGAATACTCTGCTCGATATGGCGGAGATTATGCTCCAGCATCGCCACCCAGCCGGAGATCTCCTGGCCCAGGGTCAGCGGCGTCGCATCCTGCAGATGGGTACGGCCAATCTTGACGATATCTTTAAAGGCGCTGGACTTCTCGCTCAGCGTTTTTTTCAGCGTTTCAATCTGCGGGATCAGCTTTTCACGCAGCGCGATAACCGCCGCGACATGCATTGCGGTCGGGAACACATCGTTAGAGCTCTGGCTTTTATTGACGTCGTCGTTGGGATGCACCAGGCGCGACATGCCGCGTTCGCCGCCGAGGATCTCGCTGGCGCGGTTGGCCAGCACCTCGTTCATATTCATATTGGTCTGGGTGCCGGAGCCGGTTTGCCAGATCGCCAGCGGGAATTCGCCGCTGTGGCGATCGGCCAGCACCTCGTCGGCAGCTTTGACAATCGCATCGGCACGTTCAGCAGGCAGCAGGCCGAGATCGCGGTTAACGGTCGCGGCGGCGCGCTTGGTCTGCGCCAGCGCATAGACCAGCTCGGTGGGCATTTTTTCTGTCGAGATACGGAAGTGTTCCAGCGAGCGCTGCGTTTGCGCGCCCCATAACTTGTCTGCGGGTACATCAATGGGCCCCATTGAATCTTTTTCAATGCGCGTGGCTGCCATGTCTACGTCTCCTTTAGCACAGGTTGTGGTGATTGGTCGCCCGACGCGGGAAGCACGCCGGACGCGCAGAAATCTTACATACAAGAATTTAACATTATGCGAGCCATAAGCGCTGTTTGCACTTCATATGTATTATCCGCACCATTTTCTGCTTTAATAGGCGCAATAACTTCCCGTGATTAAAGGGTTAATCATGCAAAAGATGGTCAATTCGCTGCAAAATTACGCGTGGGGCAGCAAAACCGCCTTAACGGATCTCTACGGCATCGCCAACCCTGCCGGCGCGCCGATGGCGGAGCTGTGGATGGGGGCGCATCCTAAAAGTCCTTCACAGGTTGAGGTAGGGGGCGAGCCCTGTTCCCTGCGCGAGGTCATCGCCGCCGCGCCCGAGGAGATGCTGGGCTATGCGGTGGCGAAACGCTTTGGCGAACTGCCCTTTCTGTTTAAGGTGCTGTGCGCCGATCGCCCGCTGTCGATTCAGGTTCATCCCAGCAAAAGCGCGGCAGAAGAGGGTTTCGCGCGCGAGAATGCGGCGGGCATTCCGCTTAACGCGGCGGAGCGCAACTATAAAGACGCCAACCACAAGCCGGAGCTGGTGTATGCGCTGACCCCTTTTCAGGCGATGAACGGCTTCCGCGAGCTGCCGGAGATCGCCTCGCTGCTGCAGCCGGTCGCTGGCGCGCATCCGCAGATCGCCCACTTTTTGCAGCATCCTGACAGCGAGAATCTGGCGACGCTGTTTACCACCATGCTGTCGCTGCAGGGAGACGCAAAGTCGCTGGCGCTCGGCGTGCTGAAAGCCGCGCTCAACGCGCGCGACGGCCAGCCGTGGCAGACCATTAAGGCGATTGCGGCGGACTATCCGGACGACAGCGGGCTCTTTTCGCCGCTGCTGCTGAACGTGATTACGCTGCAGCCGGGCGAAGCGATGTTCCTTTACGCCGAGACGCCGCACGCCTATCTCAACGGCGTGGCGCTGGAGGTGATGGCCAATTCCGACAACGTGCTGCGCGCCGGCCTGACGCCGAAATATATCGATATTCCCGAGCTGCTCGCCAATGTGAAGTTTGAGCCAAAGCCGGCGTCGCAGCTGCTTACCCAGCCGCAGCGCCAGCAGCGCGCGCTGAACTTCCCCATTCCGGTAGAGGATTTCGCGTTCGCTATTCACGCGCTGGACGGCGAACCGCAGACGCTCACGCAGGAGAGCGCGGCGATCCTGTTCTGCATTGAAGGCGAAGCGACCCTGACGCTGGGCCAGCAGCAGCTGCATCTGCAGCCGGGAGAGTCCTGCTTTGTGCCCGCCAGCGACGGCGCGCTAAAAGCCACCGGCAGCGGCCGCCTGGCGCGCGTTTTTAACGCATTGCGCTGATCTGGCTGACGGAACTGACCCTAACTGCTATTATTTCAATCTATTAGCGAAAAACGCCTGCGGGCGTTTTTCTTCCCTCGTCGGACAGCGGCGTAAGCGGACACAAGGATAAGGACGACTCAGCAATGAAAAAGACCAACGTTGCCGTAGGTGTGATTATCGCCCTGGGCGTAATCTGGACCGGCGCGGCATGGTTTACCGGTAAGCAGCTGGAAAGCCATATGGATGAGCTGGTGCAGAACGCCAATACCCAGCTTAACGCGTACGCGCCGGACAGCCGCCTGAAGCTCAGCTATCAGAATTACCAGCGCGGCGTGTTCAGCAGTTCAGCGAAGCTGGTACTGCAGGCAAACTCGCAAACCGAAGATAACGCTTTCCTGAAGCCAGGGCAGAGCATCGTCTTTAACGAAACTATCGATCACGGTCCCTTCCCGTTCGCCCAGCTGCGCCGCTTTACGCTGATCCCGAGCATGGCGTCGGTACACACCGAGCTGGAAAATACCGAGGCGCTGAAAAATCTGTTCGCCCTGACCGACAATAAGTCGCCGATAAATGCGGACACCCGCGTCGGCTACAGCGGCGCGACCGATACCGCCCTGCACTTTTTGCCGGTTAATTACCAGAATGCGCAGACCGGCCAGCGCGTGGCGACCAACGGCGGCACGCTGAACGTCAGCGCGGACAGCAAAGGCGATAAAGTGTCGATGGATAGCGATATCGACAGCATCGCCATCACCAGCAAAAACGAGCTGGGCATGCCGGTGCTGTTTACCGCCAACGGCGTGAAGCTCAGCGGTAATACGCATCTGACGCCGGAAGGGGTGCGCATCGGCGATCAAAAAGTGGCGCTGGAGAAATTTAACGCCAGCGTTAACGGCAAAGATGCCCTGACGCTGCAAAAGCTCAACGGCACCTCATCGTTTGACAACAAAGCGGGCAAAATCAGCGGCGATATCGACTATCGCGTCGATAACGTCCACCTGCAGAACAACGATTTCGGCGAAGCGAAGCTCAGCATGAAGCTGGCGCAGTTTGACGCCCAGGCGGTGAAAACGTTCTCCGACAACTACCAGGCGCAGATGCAGGATCTGCTGAATCAGCCGGGCCTCGCCAGCGATCCGATTCGCTATCAGGCGGGCGTAAACACCATTCTGATGAACAATCTGCCGACGCTGCTGAAAGGCGCGCCGATGGTAAGCATTGCGCCGCTGAGCTGGAAAAACAGCAAAGGCGAAAGCACCTTTAACCTCACCGCCAACTTCAACGATCCCGCCACCGTGACCGGCGAGCCGCAAAACCTGGCTGGCATAGTGGACCGCGTGCTGAAGAGCTTATCGGCCAAACTGGTGATCAATATGCCGATGGCGACCGAAGTGATGCGCAACGTTGGCCTGGCTGAAGGCTACACCGGCGACGACGCGCAGAAGCTGGCGGATCAGCAGGTGAAAGGCCTGGCGGCGATGGGCCAGATGTTCCGTCTCACCCAGCAGCAGGACAACAATATCGTTACCAGCCTGCAGTACAGCGCCGGCGGCCAGGTGAACATGAACGGCAACACCATGACGCTGGAGCAGTTTATGTCGCGCTATATGCTCGGCCTGCCCACCAGCGAAGGTATGCCGCAGTAAGCCTGCGCGAAACGAGAACAAAAGCGACCTGCGGGTCGCTTTTTTATTTCCTGTCGCCGTCGATAAGGCTCGGCGTCAAAATCATATGCTGGCTGGCGGTCTCTGGCGCGCTGAGCCGCAGCAGAATGCGCGCCGCCGCGGCGCGGCCCATCTCGCGCGCCGGGCTGCAGACAAAGGTAAGCGGCGGATCGCTCAGGTTCGCCTGCGGCTCGTCGCTAAAGCCCACCAGCGCTATCTGCTGCGCGTAGTAGCTGTCAACCGCGCCCTGGCCCAGGGTGCGCCCGCTGCGCAGCAGCGCGAAGTAGCTGCCCAGCGCGGTGGCGGCGTTGGCGGCGATAATGGCCGTCAGGCGCGGATGGCGCTGCAGCAGCTGCGCGGTGGCGTCGGCTGCCGCCTTCTGATTCTCTTCGCATTCAATAATCCACTCCGGCTTAAAGGGTAAGCCGTACTGCAGCAGGGTGGCGCAGTAGCCGCCGATACGCTCGGCGCGCGTCAGCGAGGCACCGCTGCCGCCCAGCCAGGCAATGTGCTGATGCCCCTGGCGGATCAAATACTCCGTTGCCATGCGCGCGCCCAGCGCGTTGTCTGGCCGCAGGCTGTCACTCCCCTCCAGATAGCTGGCGCGTGAGGCGCAGATCAACGGCAGGCCGAGCTCGGCGGCGCGCGCCGCCAGCGCTGCGCCGTTGCCCGCATCGCCGCCCAGCACCACGCCGTCGACGCCCTGCGCCACCAGCGACTCGAAACAGCGCGTCAGATGCTGCCCCTGCGCGCCGCTCTGGGTCAGCACCAGCATCTTATCCTGCGCCTCCAGCGCCTCGCTAAGCCCGGCGGTCATTTCAGCATAAAAGCGCTGACTCAGATCCCTGACGATCAATCCGATCACCCCACTGGTGCCGCCGCGCAGC encodes the following:
- the tus gene encoding DNA replication terminus site-binding protein, which gives rise to MMRYDLISDLHDCANSLERALAELREMIMAQPLLIARVFSLPPVEKGHEHDAVTEIAVEQHLGEAAREMALAHFCRLFMQHQSEKLSTKAAVRLPGALCIEAEGERETALIDQIAQVNHYKARLEQIITVESGLPSEARFEFVHQHLRGLITLNAYRSITLLQAPDSLRFGWANKHVIKNVKREEIIAQLEKSLSANRAQAPWTREQWAEKVQDELESVRALPATARLKIKRPVKVQPIARVWRADEKKQTQLACPSPIIVLCRDRTQVPVLGELLNYNADNVQHRYKPAAQPLNLLIPRLHLWVDCPI
- the fumC gene encoding class II fumarate hydratase; the protein is MAATRIEKDSMGPIDVPADKLWGAQTQRSLEHFRISTEKMPTELVYALAQTKRAAATVNRDLGLLPAERADAIVKAADEVLADRHSGEFPLAIWQTGSGTQTNMNMNEVLANRASEILGGERGMSRLVHPNDDVNKSQSSNDVFPTAMHVAAVIALREKLIPQIETLKKTLSEKSSAFKDIVKIGRTHLQDATPLTLGQEISGWVAMLEHNLRHIEQSIPHVAELALGGTAVGTGLNTHPEYAERVAKALAELTGQPFVTAPNKFEALATTDALVHAHGALKGLAASLMKIANDVRWLASGPRCGIGELSIPENEPGSSIMPGKVNPTQCEAMTMLCCQVMGNDVAINIGGASGNFELNVYRPMVIHNFLQSVRLLADGIDSFNHHCAVGIEPNRDRISQLLNESLMLVTALNTHIGYDKAAEIAKKAHKEGLTLKGSALKLGYLTEEEFDAWVRPEDMVGSMKS
- the manA gene encoding mannose-6-phosphate isomerase, with translation MQKMVNSLQNYAWGSKTALTDLYGIANPAGAPMAELWMGAHPKSPSQVEVGGEPCSLREVIAAAPEEMLGYAVAKRFGELPFLFKVLCADRPLSIQVHPSKSAAEEGFARENAAGIPLNAAERNYKDANHKPELVYALTPFQAMNGFRELPEIASLLQPVAGAHPQIAHFLQHPDSENLATLFTTMLSLQGDAKSLALGVLKAALNARDGQPWQTIKAIAADYPDDSGLFSPLLLNVITLQPGEAMFLYAETPHAYLNGVALEVMANSDNVLRAGLTPKYIDIPELLANVKFEPKPASQLLTQPQRQQRALNFPIPVEDFAFAIHALDGEPQTLTQESAAILFCIEGEATLTLGQQQLHLQPGESCFVPASDGALKATGSGRLARVFNALR
- a CDS encoding YdgA family protein, producing MKKTNVAVGVIIALGVIWTGAAWFTGKQLESHMDELVQNANTQLNAYAPDSRLKLSYQNYQRGVFSSSAKLVLQANSQTEDNAFLKPGQSIVFNETIDHGPFPFAQLRRFTLIPSMASVHTELENTEALKNLFALTDNKSPINADTRVGYSGATDTALHFLPVNYQNAQTGQRVATNGGTLNVSADSKGDKVSMDSDIDSIAITSKNELGMPVLFTANGVKLSGNTHLTPEGVRIGDQKVALEKFNASVNGKDALTLQKLNGTSSFDNKAGKISGDIDYRVDNVHLQNNDFGEAKLSMKLAQFDAQAVKTFSDNYQAQMQDLLNQPGLASDPIRYQAGVNTILMNNLPTLLKGAPMVSIAPLSWKNSKGESTFNLTANFNDPATVTGEPQNLAGIVDRVLKSLSAKLVINMPMATEVMRNVGLAEGYTGDDAQKLADQQVKGLAAMGQMFRLTQQQDNNIVTSLQYSAGGQVNMNGNTMTLEQFMSRYMLGLPTSEGMPQ
- the malI gene encoding Mal regulon transcriptional regulator MalI, encoding MTQQKITINDVAEAAGVSVTTVSLVLSGKGRISPATVARVNEAIEQSGYVRNRTAAALRGGTSGVIGLIVRDLSQRFYAEMTAGLSEALEAQDKMLVLTQSGAQGQHLTRCFESLVAQGVDGVVLGGDAGNGAALAARAAELGLPLICASRASYLEGSDSLRPDNALGARMATEYLIRQGHQHIAWLGGSGASLTRAERIGGYCATLLQYGLPFKPEWIIECEENQKAAADATAQLLQRHPRLTAIIAANAATALGSYFALLRSGRTLGQGAVDSYYAQQIALVGFSDEPQANLSDPPLTFVCSPAREMGRAAAARILLRLSAPETASQHMILTPSLIDGDRK